The nucleotide sequence TCTATTATTCGTTCATCTGTCGCACCATCCAAACTATAAGATAAATTTTCTTTTATGGTACCATTAAAAAGCCAAGTATCTTGAAGAACCATTCCAAAGTTACTTCTCAAATAATCCCTGGTCATGTCATTAATATCTACTCCATCAATCTTAATACTTCCACCATTTATATCATAAAAACGCATTAAAAGATTTATAAGAGTTGTCTTACCTGCACCAGTATGACCAACAATAGCTACTTTTTGCCCTGGCTTAACCTCAAAACTAATATTATTCATAAGAGGTTTATCTGGATTGTATCCAAATTTAACATTTTCAAAAACAACTCTACCATGAACATCTGGTATCCTAGCATCTTTAGTAGACTCTGGAGTAAGTTCTTCTTCGTCTAAAAATTCAAATACCCTTTCTGCAGCTGCTAAAGTTGATTGAAATAAACTTGCAATACTTGCAATTTGGTTTATTGGCATTCCAAACTGTCTTGAATATTGAATAAATGCTTGAATATCACCTATTCCAATCTTCCCTATTATGCTGAAGTATCCTCCAATTATAGCTATAATAATATAGTTTATGTTATTAATAAACATCATTACAGGCATTATAATTCCAGATATAAATTGAGCTTTCCAACCGCTTTCATATAAACTTTCATTAATTTCATCAAATCTTTTAACATTATTTGGCTCACGTCCAAAAGCTTTCACAACATTATGTCCAGAATACATCTCTTCAATGTATCCATTAAGCTCACCTACGGTCTTTTGCTGGCTCTTAAAATATTTTTGTGACTTGCCAACTAAAGGTTTTATAAGATTAGTCCCAATAAACAAAATTAAAATAGTAAGTATCGTCATTATAGGACTTATCGTTATCATAGCAATTATAACTCCAACTATAGTTATAACCGAAGAAATAAATTGAGTTAAGTTCTCTTGAAGTGTTGTCGCAATTAACTCTATGTCATTAGTCAAACGACTTAAAATTTCTCCATGTGTTTTGGTATCATAATAATTCAAAGGAATTCTAGAAATCTTTAGATCCACATCTTTCCTCAAATCATACATAGTACTTTGTCCAAAACCAGCCATTATATAGTTCTGCAAATAAGTAAATAAACATCCTAAAGAATAAAGGACAATAAGTATTAGAATTATCTTCCCTATAAATTGAAAATCAATACCACCCATGCCTGTTGCTATTCTAATAGCACCATCAAACACTTCATTTATAGCCTTACCCATAATTTTTGGACCAACAATATTAAATACTTGACCTATTATAGCAAAAACAATAATCACTATTAAAATCCACAATCTAGGTTTAAAATATCCAAATAATCTCTTAGCAGTTCCTTTAGATGGTTTAGATTTTTTAATTTCCGAGAAATGTCCTACATCTTGTTTCCTCATGACAATTCCTCCTCTGATAATTGAGATTTTGCGATTTCTCTATATACTTCACAATTATTAAGTAATTCTTTGTGCGTACCTATTCCAACAACTCTACCATTATCCATTACAATAATTTTATCTGAATGCATTACGGAAGTTACTCTTTGCCCTACAATTAAAATGATTGCATTTTTTATATTCTCTTTAAGAGCAGCTCTCAATTTAGAATCTGTTTTAAAATCCAATGCAGAGAAACTATCATCAAACATATAAATTTTTGAATCTCTAACCAAAGCTCTTGCTATTGACAATCTCTGTTTCTGTCCTCCAGAAAAATTAGTTCCACCTTGAGCTACATAAGAATCAATTCCATCTTCAAGATTACTAACAAACTCATGAGCTTGAGCAATCTTAAGAGCCCTCTCGAATCTTTCATCTGTCGCAGATTCATCACCATATTTCAAGTTAGATCTTATAGTACCAGAAAATAATACTGCCTTTTGGGGCACATATCCTATACTTTCCCTCAATTCTTTCTGAGTTATATCTTTAATATCAACTCCATTTAAAAGTATTTTACCTTTAGTAACTTCATAAAATCTTGAAATAAGATTTAATATAGTACTTTTACCCGATCCTGTACCCCCAATTATCGCAACTGTATCACCTGACTTACATTCAAAATCTATATTTTCAAGATCATATTCTCCAGTATTATTATAAGAAAAACTAACATTATCAAATTTTAAAGTAACCTCATTTGAATCACTTAGTTTCTTAACATTCTCTATATCATTTATAGAAAAATCTGTTTCTAAAACTTCATTTATACGTTTTGCAGAAGAAATAGCTTTCGGTATCATCGCAAAAAGCATGAAAAATATCATAAGTGAAATCATAATCTGATTTGAATATTGTATAAATGCAATTAAATCTCCAACCATAAGAGTACTATCAGCAACTCTATAACTTCCAAACCAAACAACAGCTAAAGAGTTAAAATAAAATATGAGAAACATTATTGGTATTAACTTTGCAAAAATACGATATGCCTTCGTAACCGAATTACTCAAATCCCTATTTGCATCATCAAATCTATTTTCTTCATATTTTTGCTTATTAAAAGCTCTAATAACTCTTATCCCCGTTAAATTTTCTCTCGAAATCAAATTAACTTTATCAAGTTTCTTTTGTATTTTAGAAAATAACTTAATCGCCTTTTTCCCTATCATAAATACAACTATAAAAAGTATCGGTATTGATATCAAAAGTATGATTGATAATTTAATATCTGTATACATTGAAACAATCAAACCACCTATAGCAGTCATAGGTCCAAGTATCATCATTCTTAACATCAATAATGTCATATTCTGAACCTGAGTTATATCATTAGTTGTTCTAGTTATAAGTGATGCAACTCCAAACTTATCTACTTCTTTAGAAGAAAAACTTTGAACTTTAATAAATACCCTTCTTCTTATTTCTTGTCCAAATTTAACAGAAATTCTAGATGACAATAGTATTGATAATAAAGATACTATAATAGAAATCGAAATAACCACTAACATTTTCAATGCCTGAATGCCTATGATTCCCATATCTTTATTTACTATTCCTTCATCTACAACCTTTGACATTATATTTGGTAGCAATAATTCCATCATCGATTGTGCGAAAATAAGAAAAAATATAAGTAAAATCATGAACTTATATTTTTTAAGATATTTAAACAAAGATAACATTTTTTCACCCTCCTTAATCTTAATAATTTATAGCAATTAGACTATTATATCAATTTAAAAATAAAATTTGGTTTCAAATAGGTTAAATTTATTTATTAACCAAAAATTTTTAACTTTATTCAAACATGTAAAATCTTTTCTACTAATAACGCAAAAAACATTTTTTATGTAAAAAATTTATCTAAGTTAATTAAAACGAAATTTCATTTATTTTATGTGAATCAGGAAATTTATTTTTTAGCACAAATTTATTTAATTCCATCAGTTTTATTTTTGGCAATTTCGAATTCACGTAAAATATTTGAGATTTTGTTTTAAATTAAATTTTTTATGATGATGTAATCGTTAAACTAAACCATAAATTTCACATATTTTTAATGATAGTTTTTTAAAAATATGTTAAAATTAAAACATAATATTGGATAAATTTTGATGTATACTTAAGGTTTTGGAGGTAATTTAATGATTGAGGTAATTATAAATGATAAAAAAATATCATCTGAAAAAGGAAAAACCATTTTGCAAATAGCTAAAGATAATAATATAGAAATTAAAACATTGTGTTTTCTAGAGGATTGTCTAAATGTAAATCGTTGTGGTACTTGTATGGTTGAAATTGAAGGAAGTGGGGATGTCGTTCATGCTTGCTCAACTCTAGCTGAAGATGGAATGTCAATAAGAACAGACAGCGAAAAAGTGTCCGAAAAAATAAAAGAGAATATATCAAAAATTCTCGA is from Candidatus Arthromitus sp. SFB-rat-Yit and encodes:
- a CDS encoding ABC transporter ATP-binding protein encodes the protein MLSLFKYLKKYKFMILLIFFLIFAQSMMELLLPNIMSKVVDEGIVNKDMGIIGIQALKMLVVISISIIVSLLSILLSSRISVKFGQEIRRRVFIKVQSFSSKEVDKFGVASLITRTTNDITQVQNMTLLMLRMMILGPMTAIGGLIVSMYTDIKLSIILLISIPILFIVVFMIGKKAIKLFSKIQKKLDKVNLISRENLTGIRVIRAFNKQKYEENRFDDANRDLSNSVTKAYRIFAKLIPIMFLIFYFNSLAVVWFGSYRVADSTLMVGDLIAFIQYSNQIMISLMIFFMLFAMIPKAISSAKRINEVLETDFSINDIENVKKLSDSNEVTLKFDNVSFSYNNTGEYDLENIDFECKSGDTVAIIGGTGSGKSTILNLISRFYEVTKGKILLNGVDIKDITQKELRESIGYVPQKAVLFSGTIRSNLKYGDESATDERFERALKIAQAHEFVSNLEDGIDSYVAQGGTNFSGGQKQRLSIARALVRDSKIYMFDDSFSALDFKTDSKLRAALKENIKNAIILIVGQRVTSVMHSDKIIVMDNGRVVGIGTHKELLNNCEVYREIAKSQLSEEELS
- a CDS encoding ABC transporter ATP-binding protein, coding for MRKQDVGHFSEIKKSKPSKGTAKRLFGYFKPRLWILIVIIVFAIIGQVFNIVGPKIMGKAINEVFDGAIRIATGMGGIDFQFIGKIILILIVLYSLGCLFTYLQNYIMAGFGQSTMYDLRKDVDLKISRIPLNYYDTKTHGEILSRLTNDIELIATTLQENLTQFISSVITIVGVIIAMITISPIMTILTILILFIGTNLIKPLVGKSQKYFKSQQKTVGELNGYIEEMYSGHNVVKAFGREPNNVKRFDEINESLYESGWKAQFISGIIMPVMMFINNINYIIIAIIGGYFSIIGKIGIGDIQAFIQYSRQFGMPINQIASIASLFQSTLAAAERVFEFLDEEELTPESTKDARIPDVHGRVVFENVKFGYNPDKPLMNNISFEVKPGQKVAIVGHTGAGKTTLINLLMRFYDINGGSIKIDGVDINDMTRDYLRSNFGMVLQDTWLFNGTIKENLSYSLDGATDERIIESSKAAHTDDFIRLFENGYDTVLNEDASNISQGQKQLLTIARAIVADPKILILDEATSNVDTRTEALIQKAMRNLMEGRTSFVIAHRLSTIKDSDLILVMKQGNIIEHGNHDELMAQNGSYADLYNSQFEENA